A stretch of DNA from Candidatus Polarisedimenticolia bacterium:
ACGCTCGTCCGCGAGAAGACATGGGAGGACACGATCCCGAGGGATTTCCAGTAGAGCCCGCAATCCGCAACTCTTGCGATACAATCAGCCCTGAAAGTATCATTGGCTCCGAGTTGGAGCACTTGGGTATCGCAAGATGCAAGACGAAGCCTTTCAGTCAGATAGGGCAGGAAGGCTGGTTCGGGCTCCGGCCGGGTATTGGGCCTTCGTGCCAAACCCCCTCCCGCCGCAGCTCGATCTCGACCGATCCCATGTCCTTCGACTCTCTGAAGCGGAGCGGGCGATCGGGCGCCTGGCCGGCGTCGGCGCAACCCTTCCAAACCCCTACCTGCTGATCCATCCGTTCATCCGGCGCGAGGCCGTCCTGTCGAGCCGGATCGAGGGGACCCAGGCCTCACTCTCGGATCTCTTCTTCTTCGAGGCAGCCCCGTCCCTGCCCGCCAGGGCGACCGACGTTCGAGAGGTCGCCAATTACGTCAGGGCGATGGAGGCGGCTCTCGCCCCGAATCGCGAGCTGCCCCTCAGCCTGAGGCTCATTCGCGAAATGCACCGCATCCTCATGACGGGAGTGCGCGAGTCGCACCTGACACCGGGCGAGTTCCGTCGATCCCAGAACTGGATTGGGCCGGCCGGGAGCAAGCTGAACGACGCCATCATCGTCCCTCCGCCGGTCGCCGATATGCATGCAGCGCTCGACGCTCTCGAAAGGTACCTGTACGCTGAGAGCGACCTGCCGGTGCTGGTTCGTCTCGCGATGATTCACTACCAGTTCGAGGCGATTCATCCCTTCCTCGACGGCAACGGCAGGATCGGACGCCTGCTCGTCAGCCTGCTGCTCTGCGAGTGGAAAGTCCTTCCTTCGCCGCTTCTGTATCTGAGCGCGTTCTTCGAGCGGCACCGGCAGGACTATTATCGCCTCCTGCTCGCCGTCAGCCAGAAGGGTCAATGGGAGTCCTGGGTGCAGTTCTTCCTGTCGGGGGTCCTCGAACAATCGCTCGATGCGATCCAGCGTGCGGCCCGGTTGCGTGCGCTTCGCGATGAGTATCAGGCCGGCCTTCAGCAAGCCCGCTCGTCGGCACTGCTCCTCAAACTGGTCGACGGGCTGTTCCATCACCCTGCCATCACGGTGCCCGGAGCAGCCAGGCAGCTGAAAGTGACGCAGCGGGCGGCCTCCCAGAACATCGGCAAGCTGGTGCGCGCCGGAATTCTCACCGAGGCCACGGGACGACCCCGCAACAGGATCTTTGTCGCCGATGGCATCATCCGTGCCATAGACGAGGACCTTTCCACGGCGGACAAGGACGCCTCGTGATGCCGTTCTTCGGCGTCGCCGCCCTCGTCGCGATCATCCTGCTCGTCCGGCACCTCCAGAAGCGGTTCTTCCTCGTGCAGTACCTGTTCTTCTGCCGTTTCCCGATCCTGCTCGGCCTGTTCATCGGCCTGATCCTGCCGGCCGCTCTGGTCACGTTCGGCAGGGACATGATCGGAAATCTCGGCGTGCTTGGTCCGTGGCACATCTCGCTGGTCGCCCTGGTCGCGACCCTCGCCGCCTGGGTCGTCATGTTCTCCATCGCTCTGCTTCTGGACTGGATCCCTTACAAGGCGAGGCTCGGCTTCTACCGCACCCCCTCCCGCTTCGGCCGGCAGCCGGCGCATGCGCGAGCCCCGAAGGAGCGCCGGGCGCAAGGACCATGGCGCTGGCTGCGGACCCGGCCGCATGTCTGGACGCACCAGATTTACAGCGCCTGCCGGTTTCCGGATCACGACCGGTGGACCTACCGTCCCGCCCTGTTCCTGCTTTTGGCCGTGTTCCTCATCGGGGTGGTCGTCTGGAAGTCCGCTCCCCTGGCGAGAGAGGGGGGCATCGGTTTCCTGGGCCGGGACGCGGGACGGTTGCTGAAGAACCTCGGGCGCGCGGCCCTGGGAGTCGGCGCGGCATTCGGGCTGCGCTTCCTGAGCGCCGGCCTGGCGCGCCCCCTGTCGGCCACCTGGGCGACGCATCGCCCCGAGGTGCCGCACCAATGGGCTCTCCAGAAGCTCAGGAGCATGAGCCCGCGGGAGTCCCCGGAACGAATCCTCCTGGGCAGGGCCCGGACGGCGGCCCCTGCGACGCTCTTGTCGCGTGTGCGCGGTGCTGTCGGATTCCTCCTGCTCTGGTACGTCCTCTACTTCACCGGCTACTGGTGCTTTCATCCCGTCTGGGCTTCGGGGGGGCCGTCTCTCCTGCTGATCCTGATCCTCGCCGTCATCGTCGGCCTCGCCCTGACCCTGGCGGCGGCGTTTCTCGACACGTTCCGCGTGCCGGTGCTCCTGCTGATCGCCGTCCTGGTGGGGCTGGATTACCGGCTGTCGGGCGTCGATCACTATTATTCCGTGACGACGGCGGCCGCCGGGTCCCCCCCGGCCTCCGCCCCGCCGAGTCCGCAGCAGGCGTACGAGGCCTGGAGATCGTCACGGGCCCCGGGGCCGTCCCCCGTCCTTGTCGTCGTGACGGCCAGCGGCGGCGGGATCACCGCGGCGCGCTGGACCGCGGAAGTCCTCACGCGGATCCAGGACGCCACCCCGAGATTCGGCGAGTCGCTGGTCTTTCTGAGCACCGTTTCCGGCGGCGGCCTCGGGGCGCTCTATTTCGTCGACGCCTACCGGGATGGACGGGCCCCCGACGGGAAGGTCGACCTGGAGCGGCTCAGGGACCAGGCCGGCCGATCCAGCCTGTCCGCGACCGCGTGGGGAATCGTCTACCGGGACATCTGGCAGGGACTCCACATCCTGGACGAGACGCGCGATCGGGGATGGGCCCTGGAGCAGAGCTGGATCCGGCGCATGCAGGACAAGGAGGCCACGCTCAGGCGGTGGGCTGGGGACGCTGGAGCAGGCCGGCGCCCGATCCAGATCTTCAACACCACCGAGGCCGAAACCGGCGAGCGTCTGCTGCTGGCGCCGATGAGCCTGATGCGGGCCCGGGGCCGCCCCGAGGCGCCCGGGCCGTGCGCGCCGGAGGACGGCCCGGGCGGCGCCGTGTGGCGGGTGAAGAACTTCCTGGACGCCCATCCCGGCGCCGACATGCCGATCGCCACCGCGGTGAGGCTCTCGGCGACCTTCCCCTTCGTCAGCCCGATGGCGCGGCCGGCCGCGGGGGCCGTCCCGGACGGCGCGGCCTATCACCTGGGGGACGGCGGCTACTACGACAATCACGGCGTGGTCAGCGCGATCGATTTCCTGCGCGACGTCCTACCCGCCCACTTCGAGATGACCCGAACGGACCCCGGAACGAGGCCGAAGGTGATTCTGATCCAGATCCGCGCCTCGGAGCTGCGCGACCGGCCGGCGCGCAGCGGTCATGGATTCCGCTACGCGACCTTCGGCCCCATCGACGCGCTCCTGAACGTCCGGACGACCAGCCAGGCGCTGCGGGACGACATGGACGTGGATTTCCTCCAGTCGGAGTGGGCCGGCAGGGTGGACGTCCTGTCCTTCACCTTCACGCTGCGCGACGCCGACGCACCCCTGTCCTGGCACCTGACCCGCGACGACATCGCGCACATCGTGAAGGGATGGACGCGCGAGCACGACGACCAGCTGAGGTGCATCAAGGACGCGCTGGAAGCCGGCTGAACGGTTCGCCACGGGCGGGCAGGAGCCCAGACGGCGCCGAGGCCGCTCAATGGAACCTGTCCACGTACTCCACGAGCCGGGTGAACGAGTCGCGCGGCATGAGAACGATCGCCTCGGGGGCCTTTCCGGCCATGATCTCGTAGTCGATCATCTCCGAGATATAGCCCCCGTCGATGATCGCCCTGAG
This window harbors:
- a CDS encoding Fic family protein; translated protein: MPNPLPPQLDLDRSHVLRLSEAERAIGRLAGVGATLPNPYLLIHPFIRREAVLSSRIEGTQASLSDLFFFEAAPSLPARATDVREVANYVRAMEAALAPNRELPLSLRLIREMHRILMTGVRESHLTPGEFRRSQNWIGPAGSKLNDAIIVPPPVADMHAALDALERYLYAESDLPVLVRLAMIHYQFEAIHPFLDGNGRIGRLLVSLLLCEWKVLPSPLLYLSAFFERHRQDYYRLLLAVSQKGQWESWVQFFLSGVLEQSLDAIQRAARLRALRDEYQAGLQQARSSALLLKLVDGLFHHPAITVPGAARQLKVTQRAASQNIGKLVRAGILTEATGRPRNRIFVADGIIRAIDEDLSTADKDAS